Part of the Benincasa hispida cultivar B227 chromosome 12, ASM972705v1, whole genome shotgun sequence genome is shown below.
AATTCCACTGAATTTGATCCAGTGATCTGAAAGAATCCCGAGAATTTCCATCAGTACCATCCGTAGGAAGCTGCAAACCCACAGAATTCGCAACATCTGATGTGAAGGCAGTTTCAAGAGTTGAAGTCTCAGCTCCAATTCCGGAGATCTCTGTTGCTGAGAATGGGAAATGACCACTGGATGCCACAGATGTAGGACTCATAGGAATCTCTGACATGGGTGACAATGCTCTGTTTGGTTTAAAAACAGAAGCCACATCAGCAGAATTGTTGTTTCCCATACTTTAACTGAAACTATGATTCTAGTAGTTACCAACAACATATACAGGGAATTGACAAAAGTTGGATGGATAAACTATTCACATTAGTTACTTTTAAATGGTGGCTACTTCCAACAAAAATTTTAAGCacaaaattaagaaatataCATTAGCACAAGAAAAATGTTAGAACCATAGCAGATATAAATTTTAGAAGGAACATTGCTGACTCTGATGGCAATGAATACAAACTAATTAGGGCTATCATATCATCGATAATAAGAGGAAGGACCAAAGAGATCCTAAAAACTTACTCGTTCCCAGAATTCATCCGAATAGGATGATAGTTACTTGGTGCAGGGACTCCATTGACTATATGACAACTTGATATTCCATTGCCCAAAGTATCAATATGGGGTTGACCTGGGACTGGAGCGATAGATTGAGGATGGACCGGGTACCCAATAGGTAAGTTATTGTTATTAACTGCACTGCAAAAAGTTCGAGTCTATAAACTAAAGTAATTCAAGCACTTAAGTATAAGATTGAGGATATAAACAttggaaaaatggaaaaaagaaacaaaattgatGCAGCTAGTGATATATGATGGAGTGTTAGTATAAGTATGAATCTAAATAAGCATATTGTAGAAAAGGAACCAACTTACCAGGCATAGGGTGAATCCCGTTCTGAATAGGTGCCAATGGAACCTTGGGAGGCATAGGATACTTCATGAGGTGATATTGATGCTCAAGCAAATGGTTGAATAAGAGgatttgttttttcaatttcaacctTATATAATACGCACGGAAAAAATCGGCATTTTCCTCTTCCAATTTCTGCCATACTGAATTAAGAggatataaaattatatagtttaatgaaAACCATGCAGCATTTATGCAAACAACAGAGAATTAGACTAAATAAGGATCTTCTAACCTACATCGTACATGATCATTTACATACAGGCTCAATTATACATCTTGCCGTTGCCCATATAAATGGATGGTTTCAATTTTTCCAATCCTATTTatgttgaaaatagggttattaacctaaggggcatttatgtaattgtgtaagACCCCTGGGGTTTCCTACTATCTATTTATATAGTGTGTCCCTGTGTGTTCAATGTATCAGATTTAAAACAGAATAAGAAAagtctatcgtggtttttctccctgtactagggtttccacgtaaccttgtgttcttctcttctctattctttaatttttaacatggtatcagagaatGGTGACGAAATCCTAGCCGTTATGGAAGAGAATCAACCCCAATCTTCTTCTGCTGATGGATCTTCGAATTTTGACATGAAAACGGCGATCCGAGCAGCTGTAAAAGAATGTTTTCAGGATGTCCTACTGGAGTTAATTTCTACTATCCAGTTGCAATCATTGGAAAGTCGGCATCAATGGGAACCATCACATCAGATTGCGCCGATCAGGTCTCTCCATGCAGAAACAAGCCGAGGCCGCGAAGAATAGATTCACCATCACGCAGAAACGACCTACGATCGGAGCTGTCATGATCAGGGCAGATTCAGCAGCCTCGGACATGAAGAGCAGGTTGGCCGCGAAGAACAGATGACCTTCGACCGAAGCTATCACGATCGGGGAATCGGGAGCATCGGACGCGAGGAGCATGGTTATCGGTCCGATCTAAACAGGTTTGGTGCCGGTCTGGAGCAAACCCAAGTTTCTGTGTCGTTGTCTCACAATCCCGACTAGCCCGACCCAAGTACGACCCGCATGATTCCTTCACAGTCCTACCCGAGTACAACCCTCGTGATTTAGGGCTATCATGCTAGTAGTAAGATGGCCTTGGAAGGGCGTCACAAGTTTGGATATTTGACAGGGGAAATTCCAAAGCCGACACTAGGTGATCCACAAGAACGAATTTGGAAAGGGGAAGATTCGTTGTTACGATCTGTTTTGGTGAATAGTATGGAACCCCAGATAGGAAGACCACTACTGTATGCTGCAACAGCCAAGGATATCTGGGAGGCAGCGCAAGATCTATATTCTAAAAGAATGAATGCCTCTCGGCTATATACACTCCACAAACAGGTCCATGAGTGCAAACAAGGGTCCATGGATGTTACTTCTTATTTTAACAAACTATTAATGCCGTGGCAGGAAATGGACTTGTGTAGAGAGATTGTTTGGAATTGTCCATAGGATGGAGCCCAATATTTGAAGATTGAGGAAGCAGATCGTGTTTATGTGTTTTTGGCTGGATTAAACCCAAAGTTTGATGGTGTCCGTAGTCGGATATTGGGCCAGCGCCCGACTCCTTCACTTAGAGAAGTCTGTTCTGAAGTATGGCTGGAAGAGGATTGGTCATGTGCCATGAATAATACCATTTCTACTACTGATGCAGCCGCCTTCGTCACCAAGCCGTCCAGTACTGATGGTGATAAAAAATCTCCACCTGTTTGTGAACACTGTAAGAAGTTGTGGCATACAAAGGACCAATGTTGGAAATTACACGGGAAGCCTCCAAATAACAGGCGACGACAGTCTCATGACAAATCTAATCCTAGTCGTGCCCTGGTAAGTGACTCAGTAGATGAACCAACTCAGAAGCAATCTTCTGGTGACAGTAAACATAGCTCGAGTACGGTTGGGGTGAGTGCAATTGCACAGTCAAGTAATTTCCCTTCTTTTGGCCTGATTAGTATAAATGGTAAAAAACCATGGATTGTGGATTCAGGGCTACTGATCACCTTACAAGTTCCTCAAAGTTATTTATGTCATATAATCCAAGTGCTGGTAATGAGAGTATTCGAATTGCAGATGGGTCATTGGCCCCGGTTGCAGGGAAGGGCGATATCTCTTCGTTTAATGGTTTAATCCTACGTGATACCTTACATGTacctaaaatatcatataatttgttATCTGTCAGTAAAATAACAAGAGATTTGAAGTGTAAGGCGATTTTCTCACCAGATTCCGTTTTGTTTCAGGATCTGAAATCGGGGATGACGATTGACACTGCCCGGCACGATAGGGGACTATACTTCCTTTCTGACGAagcttcctctaggaatgatcATCAATCTGGGTTtatgtctttaaatttctttgttTCTAAACATGATGTTATGTTATGGCATTTTCGCTTAGGACATCCGAATTTTCAATATAGGAagtatttatttcctcatttattaCATAATGCTAGTACTTCTTCTTTTAattgtgatgtgtgtattcgTGCCAAGCAACATCAGGTTTCTTTTCGTTCTCAGCCTTACAAACCCTCGAGTCCGTTTTCTCTTGTTCATAGTGATGTCTGGGGTCCCTCACCGGTTACTACTTCCACTGGTAAACGGTGGTTTGTCACGTTTATAGATGATCACACTCGTCTCACCTGGATTTTCCTTTTTACTGATAAATCTAAAGTGTCCTCtgttttccaacaattttacacAACTATTGAAACTCAATTTCAAACAAAGATTGGGATTTTAAGTGATAATGGGCGAGAATTTTTTAATACCTCTTTTAGAGAGTTTCTTGTTTCTAAAGGTATTGTTCACCAGAGCTTGTGTGCTTACACTCCGCAACAAAATGGAATAGCTGAGCGTAAAAATCGGCATCTAGTTGAAGTAGCCCGGTCTCTTATGTTATCCGCCAATCTTCCGTCGTACCTCTGGGGAGATGTAGTTCTCACTGCTGCTCATCTCATTAATCGGATGTCATCCCGTATTCTTAATCTTCATACCCCTTTAGAATTGTTTAAAGAGTCCTTTCCTACTACTCACTTGATTTCTGATGTTTCTCTTCGGGTTTTTGGTTATGTTGCTTTTGTTCACTCCCATGGTCCAAACCGTACGAAATTTACTCCTCGTGCTCAGAAGTATGTCTTTGTTGGATATCCACTCCATCAACGTGGATATAAATGTTATCACCCTTCATCTAGAAAGTACTATGTCTCCATGGATGTCACCTTTCTCAAGGATCAATCGTTTTTCCttgttagtcatcttcagggggagaacataaatgaagagactaactggtcatCCTATGCTATTCCTTTAGAGTCAGCATCTATTCAAACCTTGTCTAACCCTAATTCTGAGCATGATAGTCTGGTCCTTCTTACCAATCAAGTTCCTTGGAAAACTTACTACAGGAAAAATCTCAGGAAGGAAGCAGTGTCGCTTATTGAACCAGAACTGCCGGTTCCAGTGCAGGAGTCAGACCCGCCATCAGGTCCAAGTACGTATATTCCTAATGATGTTGATATATGTATGGAGACTGATGAAGGCAGGCAAGACAAGGGGGAAGGAAGCAGTAATACTAAAAGAGTGATAGAAGGGGAAACTGCAGAGGATGAAATGATTGAAGCTGCAGAGGATGAAATGATCCTTGCTAGTGATGATGTGGAAGATACTACTGAAGTTTCTGATACACAGATGGTCAATCGTGGTGAAGAGCCCAGAGAGGTGAAAGAACGTGATGCATCACTTGATCTTCCCATAGCCTTGAGGAAAGGTACTCGTTCATGTACTAAATACCttatgcatagttacatgacgtATAGTAATCTAGCATCCGAGTTCAAGGCATTTACTACTAGCTTGGACACTGAGGTGGTTCCCGATAacataagtgttgcaatgaaaaaacCAGAATGGCGGTCTGCTGTTATGGAAAAAATAAGAGTTCTGGAAAAGAATAAAACCTGGGAACCGATGACTTTGCCTGAAGGACACAAGACAgttggatgtaaatgggtgtttactATAAAGTACAAGTCAGATGGGACAATTGACCGGTACAAGGCTAGACTCGTTGCAAGAGGCTTTACTCAAACCTATGGAGTAGATTATTCTAAGACTTTTTCACCTGTTGCAAAACTTAACATGATCCGAGTACTTTTGTCAGTTGTTGTGAATAAAGATTGGCCTCTACACcaacttgatgttaaaaatgcGTTTTTGAATGGGGAGCTTGAGGAGGAAGTCTAAATGAGTCCCCTTCCCGGGTTCGAGAGTCAGTTCAAAAATAAGGTGTGTAGATTGCAGAAGTCACTATACGGATTGAAACAGTCTCCAAGGGCC
Proteins encoded:
- the LOC120068253 gene encoding uncharacterized protein LOC120068253, which encodes MKTTQGTKELAQTSRDSTNDKANEKTNEKVNTTEAPITDSSSVSATSNDSKRVSPQDIEFVQNLIERCLQLYMNRDEVVKTLLTRARIDPGFTTLVWQKLEEENADFFRAYYIRLKLKKQILLFNHLLEHQYHLMKYPMPPKVPLAPIQNGIHPMPVNNNNLPIGYPVHPQSIAPVPGQPHIDTLGNGISSCHIVNGVPAPSNYHPIRMNSGNEALSPMSEIPMSPTSVASSGHFPFSATEISGIGAETSTLETAFTSDVANSVGLQLPTDGTDGNSRDSFRSLDQIQWNFSLSDLTADLSNLGDLGALGNYPGSPFLPSDSDILLDSPENEDLVEEFFVDSVPGPPCSQSDEEKT